One Paenibacillus riograndensis SBR5 DNA segment encodes these proteins:
- the pulA gene encoding type I pullulanase: MNSNYINTEKEIEIYTGKDLGLTYTADYSLFKVWVPTAFTVSLVLYQTDGNNIEGMVSGYRDSGRIVNMQRQEGGIWQARLHEDLKGMYYMYRAVFEDGTLNEAADPYAKAVSANGVRSAIVDLQDTDPEGWDRDVSPALPHPADAVIYELHVRDFSAAADSGMRYKGKFKAFTEFGLKNSAGQAIGVDHLAELGITHVHLMPVADFQTVNELGVNSERSAEPFFTEYNWGYDPQHYNVPEGSYSTNPSDPGTRIREMKEMVQALHSKGISVIMDVVYNHTYSVEKGPFQPLVPDYFYRHDYTGRLSNGSGVGNELATERPMVRKYIKDSLAYWASEYHIDGFRFDLMGLMDSVTMREIAEELRLEVNSDLLLYGEPWTGGDSPLATKTLKGVQKGKGYAVFNDNFRSAVKGDSDGWGKGFATGEYGKEGAVASGIKGAIHEFTDSPVETVNYVTAHDNLNLWDKVLATQGLRQAARLPELENGRLKYGGSVEAAVAAADPYIGMDPDDILGNETVRRTLLANGIILTSQGIPFLQAGDELLRSKYGDHNSYRSPDAVNAIRWENKGKFLPVFEYYKGLIALRSGHPAFRLHGRQEIERSLEFLRCDSGVVAYLLKNNAGGDVWNNIVVIFNANPGPVSQRLPETDSCWNIVVDHTAARTDAFRSVQDPEVQIEGLSMMVLYDKYGQPEPRSKVIEIRYERPDGDYRGWNLWVWGTGIQDGQHDFRQMEDGGAVARIEVLPETSSVGYILRLNDWEEKDSAGDRFIDCSGSREGVKVTIRDREQENSGDKNDPLQMTS; encoded by the coding sequence ATGAACAGCAATTATATAAATACAGAAAAAGAAATCGAAATCTATACCGGTAAAGATCTGGGCTTGACCTATACAGCCGATTACAGCCTTTTCAAAGTATGGGTACCCACAGCCTTTACCGTTTCGCTGGTGTTGTATCAGACGGACGGGAATAATATAGAAGGCATGGTTTCCGGTTATAGGGACAGCGGCCGGATCGTGAACATGCAGCGTCAGGAGGGGGGAATCTGGCAGGCCCGTCTCCATGAAGATCTGAAGGGCATGTATTACATGTATCGTGCCGTATTTGAAGACGGCACGCTTAATGAAGCCGCAGATCCTTACGCCAAGGCGGTGTCGGCAAACGGTGTACGCTCGGCCATTGTGGATCTGCAGGACACCGACCCGGAAGGCTGGGACCGGGATGTATCGCCGGCCTTGCCGCATCCCGCCGATGCTGTGATTTATGAGCTGCATGTGCGGGACTTCTCGGCGGCTGCCGATTCGGGCATGCGGTACAAGGGCAAATTTAAGGCTTTCACTGAGTTCGGGCTGAAAAATTCCGCAGGGCAAGCTATTGGGGTTGATCATTTGGCTGAGCTGGGCATCACCCATGTGCATCTAATGCCGGTAGCCGATTTTCAGACCGTAAACGAACTCGGAGTGAACAGCGAACGGTCTGCCGAGCCTTTTTTTACCGAATATAACTGGGGATATGATCCGCAGCACTATAACGTGCCGGAGGGGTCTTACAGCACCAACCCGTCTGATCCAGGCACCCGTATCCGTGAAATGAAGGAAATGGTGCAGGCGCTGCACAGTAAGGGCATATCTGTGATTATGGATGTCGTATACAACCATACCTATTCTGTGGAAAAAGGGCCTTTTCAGCCGCTGGTGCCGGACTATTTCTACCGGCATGACTATACTGGCAGACTCTCCAACGGCTCCGGTGTCGGCAACGAGCTGGCTACGGAACGTCCGATGGTACGCAAATATATCAAGGATTCATTGGCCTATTGGGCTTCAGAATATCACATCGACGGCTTCCGTTTTGATCTTATGGGACTGATGGACAGTGTGACCATGCGTGAAATTGCGGAAGAGCTGCGGCTGGAGGTTAACTCCGATCTTCTGCTCTATGGTGAACCATGGACCGGAGGCGACTCTCCGCTGGCAACCAAAACTCTTAAAGGTGTGCAAAAAGGCAAGGGTTATGCCGTCTTCAATGACAATTTCCGTTCTGCGGTCAAAGGTGACAGCGACGGCTGGGGCAAAGGGTTCGCAACCGGAGAGTATGGCAAGGAAGGTGCGGTTGCTTCCGGAATCAAAGGAGCGATTCATGAATTCACCGACTCCCCGGTGGAAACGGTGAATTATGTTACCGCCCACGACAATCTGAATTTGTGGGATAAAGTGCTTGCCACCCAAGGGCTGCGCCAGGCAGCAAGGCTGCCTGAGCTGGAAAATGGGCGGCTGAAGTACGGAGGCTCCGTGGAAGCGGCGGTTGCCGCAGCTGATCCTTACATTGGGATGGATCCGGATGACATTCTCGGCAATGAGACGGTGCGCCGGACACTGCTGGCGAACGGGATTATCCTGACCTCGCAGGGGATTCCTTTTCTGCAGGCCGGTGATGAACTCCTCCGCAGCAAGTACGGTGACCACAACAGCTACCGCAGTCCCGATGCGGTTAATGCCATCCGCTGGGAGAACAAGGGGAAGTTCCTCCCTGTTTTTGAGTATTATAAAGGGCTGATTGCGCTGCGCAGCGGGCATCCGGCCTTCCGGCTGCATGGACGGCAGGAAATTGAGCGTTCTCTGGAATTCCTTCGCTGTGACAGCGGAGTCGTAGCTTATCTGCTGAAGAATAACGCAGGCGGTGACGTCTGGAATAATATCGTGGTGATTTTTAATGCCAATCCCGGACCAGTCAGCCAAAGGCTTCCTGAAACGGACAGCTGCTGGAATATTGTCGTTGACCATACCGCTGCCAGGACCGATGCCTTCCGCAGTGTCCAGGACCCGGAGGTACAGATCGAAGGGTTGTCCATGATGGTACTCTACGATAAATACGGCCAGCCTGAGCCAAGGTCCAAGGTGATTGAAATCCGTTATGAACGTCCGGATGGCGATTATCGGGGCTGGAATCTATGGGTATGGGGTACAGGCATTCAGGATGGACAACATGATTTCCGGCAGATGGAAGACGGTGGTGCGGTGGCGCGGATCGAAGTGCTCCCGGAAACTTCGTCGGTAGGCTATATTCTCAGGCTGAATGACTGGGAAGAGAAAGATAGCGCCGGAGACCGTTTCATCGACTGCTCCGGCAGCAGGGAAGGGGTTAAAGTGACCATCCGCGACCGTGAGCAGGAGAACAGTGGGGATAAGAATGATCCGCTGCAGATGACTAGTTAG
- a CDS encoding sensor domain-containing diguanylate cyclase, producing the protein MAGFPEIKNTRRLILLFTAISVLLVGISVASLLYLNHTMNKLSDSLYSDVYQNSQLILNADRDLYQASLAFHTAMNGNLTSGEYSRLSRDFQENNAQAERRLRMASDNINSVKNPFSEMRQSELLLSKLRETLGSIDAPFQIWKDTGTNLMARRVRSGWNPESYSALEANVLLKNVREPLDNSERLIDGYARQVTQEFRDQKSSLFALYSLFLFLLVLVIIYLCRKLIDLQNEMLEEKSLYQLIGETMSDFIILTDSNGQILYASPSHSSLLGYLPGRGTPLTNYIREAEITWVKLKSVVQSTPRISELRMRAGDGHWVWLETKVTPIKGGGAVPAQFMLVSREITERKQHEERLHKLAFYDHLTAIPNRAHFKMYMENLISQPEERKQEIALALLDCDRFKQLNDTLGHLAGDEFLQLLSRELQQTVKGTGQAFRIGGDEFAVVLHRFASPEMLDEILDRLLQLFNKSWSVNKGSSFHTSASIGVALYPQHGSSINELLRAADLAMYRSKKHGGNEANLYSELVDEEYKDQPK; encoded by the coding sequence GTGGCAGGTTTTCCCGAGATCAAAAACACACGCAGATTAATCCTTTTATTCACCGCTATCTCCGTTCTTCTGGTCGGCATCAGTGTTGCTTCCCTTTTGTATCTGAATCATACGATGAACAAATTGTCCGACTCCTTATACAGCGATGTCTATCAGAATTCCCAGCTTATTCTGAACGCCGACCGCGACCTGTACCAGGCCTCCCTGGCCTTCCACACAGCTATGAACGGGAATCTGACCAGCGGGGAGTACAGCAGGCTGTCCCGGGATTTTCAGGAGAACAATGCCCAGGCAGAGCGGCGTCTCCGAATGGCCAGCGATAACATCAATTCCGTAAAGAACCCGTTCAGCGAGATGAGGCAGAGCGAACTGCTGCTAAGCAAGCTGAGAGAGACACTGGGCAGTATTGATGCCCCTTTTCAAATCTGGAAGGATACAGGCACGAATCTTATGGCCCGGCGGGTCCGGAGCGGCTGGAATCCTGAATCTTACTCTGCCCTGGAAGCCAATGTCCTTCTAAAAAATGTACGGGAGCCTCTCGATAATTCCGAGCGGTTGATTGACGGCTACGCCCGCCAGGTTACCCAGGAATTCCGGGACCAAAAAAGCTCATTATTCGCGCTGTATTCACTCTTCCTGTTTTTACTGGTACTTGTCATTATCTATCTCTGCCGCAAGCTGATAGACCTCCAGAACGAAATGCTTGAGGAGAAGTCGCTGTATCAATTAATCGGAGAGACGATGTCCGACTTTATTATTTTGACCGACTCCAACGGGCAGATCTTGTATGCTTCCCCCTCCCATTCCAGCTTGCTCGGCTATCTTCCGGGCAGGGGGACTCCGCTCACCAATTATATCCGCGAGGCGGAAATCACCTGGGTGAAACTCAAAAGTGTAGTACAGTCCACTCCGCGGATTTCCGAGCTGCGCATGCGTGCAGGGGATGGCCACTGGGTATGGCTGGAAACAAAGGTTACCCCCATTAAGGGGGGCGGTGCTGTTCCTGCGCAGTTCATGTTGGTCTCCCGCGAGATCACCGAACGGAAGCAGCATGAAGAACGCCTGCATAAGCTGGCCTTCTACGATCACTTGACCGCCATCCCCAACAGGGCCCATTTCAAAATGTACATGGAGAATCTGATCAGCCAGCCGGAGGAACGCAAACAGGAAATTGCGCTTGCCCTGCTCGATTGCGACCGGTTCAAGCAGCTCAATGACACCCTTGGCCATCTCGCCGGGGATGAATTCCTGCAGCTGCTCTCACGGGAGCTGCAGCAGACCGTGAAGGGCACCGGCCAGGCATTCCGGATCGGAGGGGATGAATTCGCCGTTGTGCTTCACCGCTTTGCCAGTCCCGAGATGCTGGATGAAATCCTGGACCGGCTGCTGCAGCTTTTCAATAAATCCTGGTCGGTCAACAAAGGCTCCAGCTTCCATACTTCAGCCAGCATCGGCGTTGCGCTGTATCCGCAGCACGGCAGCAGCATCAATGAGCTTCTGCGCGCCGCCGATCTGGCGATGTACCGTTCCAAAAAACACGGCGGCAACGAAGCCAATCTCTACAGCGAGCTTGTGGATGAAGAATATAAGGACCAGCCTAAATAA
- the pheS gene encoding phenylalanine--tRNA ligase subunit alpha gives MKEKLEALKVEALAKLQEVTDPQLLNDLRVKYLGKKGELTEVLRGMGGLSAEERPVIGQVANLVRSAIEEIISTKQEAFQQQETLNRLNAEKVDVTLPGRRLPQGGIHPVSRVVREIEDIFIGMGYRVAEGPEVETDYYNFEALNLPKNHPARDMQDSFYLTEDILMRTQTSPVQIRTMQAMKGETPVKIICPGKVFRRDDDDATHSFQFHQIEGLVIGRHIRMSDLKGTLQQFVQEMFGPNTGIRLRPSFFPFTEPSVEVDVSCFKCGGHGCRLCKQSGWLEILGAGMVHPNVLEKGGYDPAEYSGFAFGMGVERIAMLKYGIDDIRYFYTNDMAFVKQFKGI, from the coding sequence ATGAAGGAAAAGCTTGAAGCATTGAAGGTCGAAGCATTGGCGAAGCTGCAGGAAGTTACCGATCCGCAGCTTCTGAATGATTTGCGCGTGAAGTATCTGGGGAAAAAAGGTGAACTTACAGAAGTCCTGCGCGGCATGGGCGGGCTCAGCGCGGAGGAGCGCCCGGTGATCGGCCAGGTGGCCAATCTGGTGCGGAGCGCCATTGAGGAGATTATCAGCACGAAGCAGGAGGCCTTCCAGCAGCAGGAGACGCTAAACCGGCTGAACGCTGAAAAGGTAGACGTAACCCTGCCGGGCCGCAGACTGCCGCAAGGCGGGATTCACCCTGTGAGCCGGGTCGTCCGGGAAATCGAGGATATTTTCATCGGAATGGGCTACCGGGTGGCTGAAGGTCCGGAGGTAGAAACGGATTATTATAACTTTGAAGCGCTCAACCTGCCGAAGAACCACCCGGCCCGCGACATGCAGGATTCCTTCTATTTGACGGAGGATATCCTGATGCGCACACAGACCTCTCCGGTGCAGATCCGCACCATGCAGGCGATGAAGGGGGAAACACCCGTCAAAATCATCTGCCCGGGCAAGGTATTCCGCCGCGATGACGACGATGCGACCCACTCCTTCCAGTTCCACCAGATCGAAGGTCTTGTAATCGGCCGCCATATCCGCATGAGCGATCTGAAGGGCACGCTGCAGCAGTTCGTGCAGGAAATGTTCGGACCCAACACAGGCATCCGCCTGCGTCCAAGCTTCTTCCCGTTCACGGAGCCTAGTGTTGAGGTGGATGTGAGCTGCTTCAAATGCGGCGGCCACGGCTGCCGTCTCTGCAAGCAGAGCGGCTGGCTGGAAATTCTCGGCGCAGGCATGGTTCATCCGAACGTGCTGGAAAAAGGCGGCTATGATCCTGCCGAGTACAGCGGCTTTGCCTTCGGTATGGGTGTGGAGCGGATTGCAATGCTGAAATACGGCATCGATGATATCCGCTATTTCTACACGAACGATATGGCTTTTGTGAAGCAGTTCAAGGGGATTTAG
- the pheT gene encoding phenylalanine--tRNA ligase subunit beta — MKVSTSWLADYISLEGVTAAELADRITTAGIEIDGVERRNKGLSGIVVGYVKSKEKHPDADKLNVCIVDAGQGEDLQIVCGAKNVAAGQKVPVALVGAKLPGLEIKKAKLRGVLSQGMICSAKELGLNDKLLPKELQEGILVLPENTEIGQDILKVLGLNDEILDFDLTPNRSDCLSMIGAAYEVSAILGRDLKLPDPAADLVEAGGLASDSISVKIENEEYCRHYSVRYISGVKPAPSPLWIQNRLMAAGVRPINNIVDITNYVMLEYGQPLHAFDGDKVEGGVLGVRFAREGELLTTLDGQERKLEPQMLVIADGAGKAVALAGVMGGLETEVTEATVNLVLESAKFDGGTVRKTSRQLGLRSEASLRFEKEVDPNAVIPALNRAAALIARYAGGTVHTGIVQAGTAAAEEKVLTLSLEKLNRYLGTDLSLLEVKTLLTRLHFKCGDADQGLVEVQVPTRRGDISYDVDLIEEVARLYGYDNIPTTLIEGVTTPGALTSRQFQRRELRRLLADGGFQEVMGYSFIQPEQSKLFPALADGLLPVKLAMPMSEERSVLRTSLIPQLLDIARYNTNRRQSDLALFEIGNVFFTDEEQLTRQPRELPVLGLLLSGSRASKQWNVEEQPVDFFDLKGALETVFNYLGLGDSVSYEGDAPENYHPGRSASIYLQGPEGRVKLGTLGQLHPELQRELDLEDTYVAELLLQPLYSAARTNLQYTELQRFPGIERDIAVVVDSAVPAGHLLASIRENGGTLLQNVQVFDVYTGGKMESGKKSIAISLLYRHTDHTLTDEEVVEVHDKVVSALQQTFGAELRK; from the coding sequence ATGAAAGTATCAACCTCCTGGCTCGCGGATTATATCTCGCTTGAGGGCGTGACCGCAGCTGAGCTGGCAGATAGAATCACCACCGCCGGCATCGAGATCGACGGTGTGGAGCGCCGCAATAAAGGCCTTTCCGGCATTGTTGTCGGCTATGTGAAATCGAAAGAAAAGCACCCTGACGCCGACAAGCTGAATGTGTGCATCGTGGACGCCGGACAGGGCGAGGATCTGCAGATTGTCTGCGGAGCCAAAAATGTAGCCGCAGGCCAAAAGGTTCCGGTTGCCCTGGTGGGCGCCAAGCTGCCGGGCCTGGAGATCAAGAAGGCCAAGCTCCGCGGCGTACTGTCGCAGGGCATGATCTGCTCCGCTAAGGAGCTGGGGCTTAATGACAAGCTGCTCCCTAAGGAGCTTCAGGAAGGTATTCTGGTTCTGCCCGAGAACACGGAAATTGGCCAGGATATTCTGAAGGTGCTGGGTCTGAACGACGAGATCCTGGATTTCGATCTGACCCCGAACCGTTCCGATTGCCTCAGCATGATCGGGGCCGCTTATGAAGTGAGTGCGATTCTGGGCCGTGACCTCAAGCTGCCGGATCCGGCAGCGGACTTGGTGGAAGCAGGCGGTCTGGCCTCTGACTCCATCTCCGTCAAGATCGAGAATGAAGAATACTGCAGGCATTACTCAGTGCGCTATATTTCCGGGGTGAAGCCTGCCCCGTCACCGCTCTGGATTCAGAACCGCCTGATGGCGGCGGGTGTGCGTCCGATCAATAACATTGTGGATATTACCAACTATGTGATGCTGGAGTACGGACAGCCGCTGCATGCGTTCGACGGCGATAAAGTGGAAGGCGGAGTGCTGGGGGTGCGGTTTGCCCGCGAAGGCGAGCTGCTGACCACGCTTGACGGGCAGGAACGCAAGCTGGAGCCGCAGATGCTGGTTATTGCCGACGGTGCCGGCAAGGCTGTGGCTCTGGCCGGAGTCATGGGCGGTCTGGAGACGGAAGTAACGGAAGCTACCGTGAACCTTGTACTGGAATCTGCCAAGTTCGACGGAGGAACGGTCCGTAAAACCTCGCGCCAGCTGGGCTTGCGCTCCGAAGCTTCCCTCCGCTTCGAGAAGGAAGTTGATCCGAATGCCGTGATCCCCGCATTGAACCGTGCCGCTGCCCTGATTGCCCGTTATGCCGGTGGCACTGTGCACACGGGGATTGTGCAGGCCGGGACTGCGGCTGCGGAGGAGAAGGTGCTGACCTTATCCCTGGAGAAGCTGAACCGTTATCTCGGTACGGACCTGTCGCTGCTGGAAGTGAAAACCTTGCTCACCCGTCTGCACTTCAAGTGCGGAGATGCGGATCAAGGACTCGTCGAGGTGCAGGTGCCGACAAGACGCGGTGATATCAGCTATGATGTCGATTTGATTGAAGAAGTTGCCCGTTTATACGGCTATGACAATATTCCTACAACCCTGATTGAGGGTGTGACTACACCGGGAGCATTGACCAGCCGGCAGTTCCAGCGCCGGGAATTGCGGCGCCTGCTGGCAGATGGGGGCTTCCAGGAGGTTATGGGGTATTCCTTCATTCAGCCGGAACAGAGCAAGCTGTTCCCGGCACTTGCGGATGGCCTTCTACCGGTGAAGCTGGCAATGCCGATGAGCGAGGAACGCAGCGTTCTGCGCACCAGCCTGATTCCCCAGCTGCTGGACATTGCCCGTTACAATACGAACCGCCGCCAAAGTGATCTGGCGCTGTTCGAAATCGGGAATGTTTTCTTCACGGACGAAGAGCAGCTGACCCGCCAGCCGCGTGAACTGCCGGTGCTGGGCCTTTTGCTGAGCGGCAGCCGGGCATCCAAGCAGTGGAATGTGGAGGAGCAGCCTGTGGATTTCTTCGACCTCAAAGGTGCGCTGGAAACCGTGTTTAACTATCTGGGCCTTGGCGACAGCGTAAGCTATGAAGGCGATGCGCCGGAAAATTACCACCCGGGCCGTTCCGCCTCCATCTATTTGCAGGGCCCTGAAGGGCGCGTGAAGCTGGGAACCCTCGGCCAGCTCCATCCGGAATTGCAGCGTGAGCTGGACCTGGAAGATACCTACGTGGCCGAGCTGCTGCTTCAGCCGCTCTACAGCGCCGCCCGCACCAATCTGCAGTACACTGAGCTGCAGCGCTTCCCGGGAATCGAGCGGGATATCGCTGTTGTGGTGGATTCCGCAGTGCCTGCCGGGCACCTGCTGGCTTCCATCCGTGAGAACGGCGGGACTCTGCTGCAGAACGTTCAGGTATTTGATGTGTATACAGGCGGCAAGATGGAGAGCGGCAAGAAAAGCATAGCCATTTCGCTGCTGTACCGTCATACCGACCATACACTGACCGACGAAGAGGTTGTAGAGGTGCATGACAAGGTGGTTTCCGCACTTCAGCAAACTTTTGGCGCAGAATTAAGAAAGTAG
- a CDS encoding cupredoxin domain-containing protein: MIRRFAMLLSIGSLLILAACGGTGNNTGTASNKDGAAETGLTADEELIISATNYSFDQKEYHLKKGVPVNIVFKNESGNHGILVPELNLRLDGKDSSQVIVPEEAGTFEMTCAIMCGSGHSSMSAKVIVE, translated from the coding sequence ATGATCCGAAGATTTGCCATGCTGCTGTCCATCGGCTCCCTGCTTATTCTCGCGGCTTGCGGCGGGACAGGCAATAACACCGGAACCGCAAGCAACAAGGATGGAGCAGCTGAAACCGGCCTCACCGCAGACGAGGAACTCATTATTTCGGCAACCAATTACAGCTTCGACCAAAAAGAATACCACTTGAAAAAAGGGGTTCCCGTCAATATTGTGTTTAAAAATGAAAGCGGCAATCATGGCATCCTTGTTCCGGAGCTGAACCTGCGGCTGGATGGAAAAGATTCCTCACAGGTCATTGTCCCCGAGGAAGCCGGAACGTTCGAAATGACCTGTGCGATCATGTGCGGCTCTGGCCACAGCAGCATGAGCGCCAAGGTGATTGTCGAGTAG
- a CDS encoding GGDEF domain-containing protein, translating into MSNHVIEVRSILLPSKGHLFIGCNLMIVIAMATAEMWLRSTSLYHKQAVVVCGFAVSYLMYFVLEPFVDGAQMTLMMPIMISLVYFDQRLLNALGAFSLLFYAAIYLGLEQRLLDKPLLEFLMVECVFIVFVVMAQAVIIRAREVREHLEQLTKSEQELMVERAISDKLLKIDALTGLYNHKTFHEYLVSLLEQCESNGLRLQLALFDIDNFKRVNDTYGHWVGDLVLKEVAAKVGGLIGLNDFAARYGGEEFAVIFTDKSIHEAYAAAEELRLKIAAMEHPYAGGKPITVSIGLCDYQLGDGKEKLFRKTDHALYAAKHSGKNAVVTASAAHDDDNILSYA; encoded by the coding sequence TTGTCGAATCATGTCATTGAAGTCAGATCCATCCTGCTTCCCAGCAAAGGCCATTTGTTCATCGGCTGCAATCTGATGATTGTGATCGCCATGGCCACGGCGGAAATGTGGCTGCGATCGACCTCGCTGTACCACAAGCAGGCGGTTGTGGTCTGCGGATTTGCGGTTTCTTATCTGATGTATTTTGTGCTTGAGCCATTTGTCGACGGTGCGCAGATGACTCTTATGATGCCTATAATGATTTCACTTGTCTATTTTGACCAGCGGCTGCTTAATGCTCTGGGAGCTTTCAGCCTGCTGTTTTATGCCGCGATTTATTTGGGGCTGGAGCAGAGGCTGCTGGACAAGCCGCTGCTGGAGTTTCTGATGGTGGAATGTGTGTTTATCGTGTTCGTTGTCATGGCCCAGGCGGTCATCATCCGTGCCCGTGAGGTTCGCGAGCATCTGGAGCAGCTGACCAAGTCCGAGCAGGAGCTGATGGTGGAGCGGGCGATTTCCGACAAGCTCCTGAAGATTGACGCGCTGACCGGACTGTACAACCATAAGACCTTTCACGAATATCTGGTTTCGCTGCTGGAGCAGTGTGAGAGCAATGGCCTCAGGCTGCAGCTCGCATTGTTCGATATAGATAACTTCAAGCGGGTGAATGATACCTACGGCCACTGGGTCGGGGACCTTGTATTGAAGGAGGTTGCAGCCAAGGTAGGCGGATTGATCGGGTTAAATGATTTTGCGGCCAGATACGGCGGGGAGGAATTTGCGGTTATTTTTACGGATAAAAGCATTCACGAAGCCTACGCCGCTGCCGAGGAACTGCGTCTGAAGATTGCGGCGATGGAGCATCCTTATGCCGGGGGCAAGCCGATTACCGTCAGTATCGGGTTATGCGACTACCAGCTCGGGGACGGCAAGGAGAAGCTGTTCCGCAAGACGGACCATGCCTTGTATGCCGCCAAACATTCGGGTAAGAATGCCGTAGTTACTGCTTCCGCTGCCCATGACGATGACAATATTCTCTCCTATGCCTAA
- a CDS encoding phage holin family protein, translating to MRFLGHVVRFIVAAIVLMVVGWIVPQFTVGGFWSALVLALVIALLGWVIEGIFGKKTTPFGRGIVGFLVSALVIWIAQFIVSGVSVTVLGALLAALVIGIIDLFLPVSTPFEAGK from the coding sequence GTGAGATTTTTAGGTCATGTGGTCCGTTTTATCGTGGCAGCGATTGTGCTGATGGTGGTTGGCTGGATTGTTCCGCAGTTTACGGTTGGCGGTTTCTGGAGCGCGCTTGTTCTCGCTCTGGTCATCGCACTTCTCGGCTGGGTGATTGAGGGCATCTTCGGCAAAAAAACAACGCCCTTCGGCCGAGGCATCGTCGGCTTCCTGGTCAGCGCACTGGTCATTTGGATTGCCCAGTTCATCGTGAGCGGTGTCAGCGTCACCGTTCTGGGAGCACTATTGGCAGCATTGGTCATTGGGATTATCGACCTTTTCCTGCCGGTTTCCACACCGTTTGAAGCCGGGAAATAA